The Ensifer adhaerens genome contains a region encoding:
- a CDS encoding M20 aminoacylase family protein: MRDASFSEFLPELVEIRHKLHEMPEIGLSEVKTSEFVAGLLQSWGFEVTRGLATTGIVATLKRGNSNRAIGFRADMDALPMQEETGLAYQSKHPGAMHACGHDGHTSMLLGAAWALSKDESFNGTVHLIFQPAEENFGGGKLMIEDGLFERFPCERVYALHNWPGLPVGQFSSRAGAMAASIDVLTLTIKGKGGHGAQPELTVDPVVVGSSVVMALQTLVSRNVSPHQPSVLTVGSFQAGSASNIIPDTAVLEISMRAMDPTVRKQLQERVEQIARLQAESYNAEASFDWQVGYPATINDAEAVEDARAVIAETFGADAYLELPEPLMGSEDFSFLLEKVPGAYVLIGNGDSSGLHTTRYDFNDNILERGATYFYHLARAALV, encoded by the coding sequence ATGCGCGACGCTAGTTTTTCTGAGTTCCTGCCCGAACTCGTCGAGATCCGTCACAAGCTGCACGAGATGCCTGAGATCGGCCTCTCCGAGGTGAAGACCTCCGAGTTTGTCGCCGGGTTGCTGCAGTCCTGGGGCTTCGAGGTCACCCGTGGCCTGGCAACGACCGGCATTGTTGCGACGCTGAAGCGCGGCAATAGCAATCGCGCCATCGGTTTCCGAGCCGACATGGACGCGCTGCCGATGCAGGAAGAAACCGGGCTTGCCTATCAGAGCAAGCATCCAGGCGCGATGCATGCCTGCGGCCACGATGGCCACACCAGCATGCTGCTCGGGGCTGCCTGGGCGCTGTCGAAGGACGAGAGCTTCAACGGCACGGTCCACCTGATCTTCCAGCCGGCCGAAGAGAATTTCGGCGGCGGCAAACTGATGATCGAAGATGGTCTGTTCGAGCGTTTCCCTTGCGAACGCGTCTATGCCCTGCACAACTGGCCAGGTCTGCCGGTAGGCCAGTTTTCCAGCCGCGCCGGCGCGATGGCTGCGTCGATCGATGTGCTGACCTTGACGATCAAGGGCAAGGGCGGGCACGGCGCCCAGCCGGAACTGACGGTTGATCCCGTCGTCGTCGGCTCCAGCGTGGTGATGGCGCTGCAGACACTGGTGTCGCGCAATGTGTCGCCACACCAGCCCTCGGTGCTGACGGTCGGTTCGTTCCAGGCAGGCTCCGCGTCGAACATCATCCCGGATACGGCGGTGCTGGAGATCAGCATGCGCGCGATGGATCCGACTGTCCGCAAGCAATTGCAGGAGCGTGTCGAACAGATCGCCCGCCTGCAGGCCGAAAGCTACAACGCCGAAGCCTCCTTCGACTGGCAGGTCGGTTATCCCGCAACGATCAACGATGCCGAGGCGGTCGAAGACGCCCGCGCGGTGATTGCCGAGACCTTCGGCGCAGACGCCTATCTGGAATTGCCGGAGCCGCTGATGGGCAGCGAGGACTTTTCCTTCCTGCTCGAAAAAGTGCCGGGCGCCTATGTGCTGATTGGCAATGGAGACAGCAGCGGGCTGCATACCACCCGTTACGACTTCAACGACAATATCCTCGAGCGCGGCGCAACGTACTTCTACCACCTCGCGCGTGCTGCGCTGGTCTGA
- a CDS encoding ABC transporter permease: MPKLSTLFRLGVFLVLVAFLLQPQWFEPLLRPLVQANAPVIYNQGSLLQLTLLHLRTVAIAVAAAALVALALAILVTRESGAEFLPLSRSLVNIGQTFPPVAVLALAVPIFGFGEKPTLIALFLYGLLPIFENALTGLTTLPPSVMEAARGAGMTSSQRLLKVELPLAMPVILAGIRLSVVISLATATIGSTVAAKTLGEVIIAGLQSNNLAFVVQGGLIVATLAVLLHDGLQAAERKLAVRMGR, from the coding sequence ATGCCGAAACTATCGACGCTTTTTCGTTTGGGCGTGTTCCTGGTCTTGGTCGCCTTCCTGCTGCAGCCGCAATGGTTCGAGCCATTGCTGCGGCCGCTGGTCCAAGCGAACGCGCCGGTGATCTACAATCAGGGCAGCCTGTTGCAATTGACGCTACTGCATCTGCGCACCGTCGCCATCGCAGTGGCTGCTGCGGCATTGGTTGCGCTTGCCTTGGCGATACTGGTGACGCGCGAATCCGGTGCGGAGTTCCTGCCGCTGTCGCGCAGCCTGGTCAATATCGGCCAAACCTTTCCGCCGGTGGCCGTTCTGGCGCTCGCCGTTCCCATCTTCGGTTTCGGGGAAAAGCCGACGCTGATCGCGCTTTTTCTCTATGGTCTGCTGCCGATTTTCGAGAATGCGCTGACGGGACTGACGACATTGCCGCCATCGGTCATGGAGGCAGCCCGCGGTGCCGGCATGACAAGCAGCCAGCGGCTGCTTAAGGTGGAATTGCCGCTGGCGATGCCGGTCATCCTTGCGGGCATCCGACTTTCTGTGGTCATCAGCCTGGCGACGGCCACGATCGGATCGACGGTCGCGGCGAAAACCCTCGGTGAAGTGATCATTGCCGGCCTGCAATCGAACAATCTGGCTTTTGTCGTTCAGGGTGGACTGATCGTCGCGACACTTGCGGTGCTGCTGCACGACGGGCTGCAGGCGGCCGAAAGAAAACTCGCCGTGCGGATGGGCCGCTAG
- a CDS encoding ABC transporter ATP-binding protein: protein MAATALSVNNIHKSFGSVEVLKGVSFEAKSGDVISLIGSSGSGKSTLLRCINYLETPDQGEISVSGEVIRTVKGKDGKLVAADKRQLEHIRTRLGMVFQSFNLWSHKTILENIIEGPIHVLGMARKDAIGEAELLMEKVGITPKRDHYPNQLSGGQQQRAAIARALAMKPEVMLFDEPTSALDPELVNEVLLVIKKLAEEGRTMVMVTHEMSLARDISSEVIFLHKGLVGERGAPSQMMRDPQSARLRQFLQMA, encoded by the coding sequence ATGGCTGCAACAGCGCTTTCCGTGAACAACATTCACAAGAGCTTCGGATCCGTCGAGGTGCTGAAAGGCGTCTCCTTCGAGGCGAAGTCCGGCGACGTCATCTCGCTGATCGGCAGCAGCGGCTCGGGCAAGAGCACGCTTCTGCGCTGCATCAACTATCTGGAGACGCCCGACCAGGGGGAGATCTCGGTCTCGGGCGAGGTCATTCGCACCGTCAAGGGCAAGGACGGCAAGCTCGTCGCCGCTGACAAGCGGCAGCTTGAACACATCCGCACCCGTCTCGGCATGGTGTTCCAGAGCTTCAATCTCTGGTCTCACAAGACCATCCTTGAAAACATCATCGAAGGGCCCATCCATGTGCTTGGCATGGCCCGCAAGGACGCGATCGGCGAGGCCGAACTGCTGATGGAAAAGGTCGGCATCACGCCAAAGCGCGACCACTATCCCAACCAACTCTCGGGCGGTCAGCAGCAGCGCGCAGCGATCGCCCGGGCGCTGGCGATGAAGCCGGAGGTCATGCTCTTCGATGAGCCGACCTCGGCACTCGACCCGGAACTGGTCAACGAGGTGCTGCTCGTCATCAAGAAGCTTGCTGAGGAAGGGCGCACCATGGTGATGGTCACCCACGAAATGTCGCTCGCCCGTGATATCTCCAGCGAAGTGATTTTCTTGCACAAAGGCCTTGTCGGAGAGCGCGGCGCGCCGTCGCAGATGATGCGCGACCCGCAATCGGCACGCCTGCGCCAGTTCCTGCAGATGGCTTGA
- a CDS encoding DUF4126 domain-containing protein translates to MSIYLLALLIGVVAGLRTMTAPAAVSIGAAAGWLPLSGTWAAFMGFRFTPYIVGLLALVEFVGDQLPSTPSRKVPQQFGARIVSGAFCGAVLGTVGGAMLGGLAAGVIGAVIGTLGGYEARKRLVATIGGKDLPIALLEDVVAVLLALWVVSSVS, encoded by the coding sequence ATGTCGATCTATCTTCTCGCCTTGCTTATCGGCGTGGTTGCCGGCCTGCGGACGATGACCGCACCTGCAGCCGTCAGCATTGGCGCCGCGGCCGGTTGGCTACCGCTCAGCGGCACCTGGGCAGCCTTCATGGGCTTCCGGTTCACACCCTACATCGTCGGTCTGCTGGCGCTGGTGGAGTTTGTGGGCGATCAATTGCCGAGCACGCCAAGTCGCAAGGTCCCGCAGCAGTTCGGGGCCCGCATCGTCAGCGGCGCCTTCTGCGGTGCTGTGCTCGGGACCGTTGGAGGTGCTATGTTGGGCGGATTGGCCGCCGGCGTCATCGGTGCAGTCATCGGAACGCTCGGCGGCTATGAAGCTCGCAAGCGCCTCGTTGCGACCATCGGCGGCAAGGATCTGCCGATCGCCCTTCTTGAGGACGTTGTCGCCGTTCTCCTCGCACTCTGGGTGGTGTCCTCGGTGTCATGA
- a CDS encoding pirin family protein produces the protein MLYRGAKSPVVRDMGGFKARLNMPGWLLPRPRDHGYGPLAMIVESILEPGRLIAMHEHRNDEILSWVPEGVMRHDDRATGRLITDSGHLMVMNAGKSFWHSEETLPSDPPLRMLQILVRPHGLDLQPTIQHGPVAVVPVNQWRHLVGPEGGTAPFFVRNSVDFFDLRLAAKTKVTFPRAEGRHLYFYLFSGSVSVGDIAFGEGDQGLYLSDDALEIFATRSLLIVAFLIEPSARAARQGTVGDHPKIPRPYLARPLLWLLHWRNRLVGMG, from the coding sequence ATGCTGTACCGAGGCGCCAAGAGTCCTGTCGTCAGGGATATGGGCGGGTTCAAGGCCAGGCTCAACATGCCCGGATGGCTACTTCCCAGACCCCGTGATCATGGCTACGGCCCCCTGGCGATGATTGTTGAGTCGATCCTCGAGCCGGGCAGGCTTATCGCCATGCATGAGCATCGGAACGATGAGATCCTCTCATGGGTGCCTGAGGGCGTCATGCGTCACGATGACCGCGCGACCGGGAGGCTGATTACGGACAGCGGGCATCTTATGGTCATGAATGCGGGAAAGAGCTTCTGGCATTCGGAAGAGACCCTGCCGAGTGATCCACCGTTGCGGATGCTCCAGATCCTCGTGCGCCCTCACGGCCTCGATCTCCAGCCAACCATCCAGCATGGCCCCGTTGCAGTGGTGCCTGTCAACCAATGGAGGCATCTGGTCGGGCCGGAAGGTGGCACGGCACCGTTTTTCGTGCGCAACAGCGTCGATTTTTTCGATCTTCGGCTTGCGGCTAAGACGAAGGTTACGTTTCCTCGGGCGGAGGGGCGACACCTCTACTTCTATCTGTTTTCGGGTTCGGTAAGCGTCGGAGATATCGCCTTTGGCGAGGGCGATCAGGGGTTATACCTGTCGGATGACGCCCTGGAGATCTTCGCCACGCGCAGCTTGCTGATCGTTGCATTCCTGATCGAGCCGAGCGCGCGCGCCGCACGGCAGGGGACGGTTGGTGACCACCCCAAGATACCGCGACCTTATCTGGCGCGACCTTTACTTTGGCTGCTGCACTGGCGAAACCGCCTGGTCGGAATGGGCTGA
- a CDS encoding ABC transporter permease — protein MSELRFDKLGAIIAALALGGAFIGPFATFRANRIVAGEVKTIIESLPQPWSVAVLVVILAGVVVAAIRTPAMLRLVAAFAALAVLALGIGVAASYLTPEANTYARVSPASGFWIMLFAFGLLAADALTRLRPTPFVRIVVLVAVLAFIGILLLSGSWDGLSILKEYASRVDTFWAEARKHVTLALGSLVAATIVGIPLGILCHRVTRLRDGLLGVLNAIQTIPSIALFGILIAPLGWIAANVPGAATIGIRGIGVAPAFVALFLYSLLPVVANTVVGLAGVPRDANDAARGIGMTDWQRLVGIEFPLAFPVILTGIRIVLVQNIGLATIAALIGGGGFGVFVFQGVGQTAMDLVLLGAVPTVVLAFAAAIVLDAVIEMATPNTRQAEAA, from the coding sequence TTGAGTGAACTCCGCTTTGACAAGCTCGGAGCGATCATCGCGGCATTGGCGCTTGGCGGTGCCTTCATCGGGCCTTTTGCAACGTTTCGTGCCAATCGCATCGTCGCCGGCGAGGTGAAGACGATCATCGAGTCCCTGCCGCAGCCCTGGAGCGTGGCGGTGCTGGTGGTGATCCTGGCAGGCGTGGTCGTGGCGGCCATCCGCACCCCAGCCATGCTGCGCCTCGTTGCCGCCTTCGCGGCGCTGGCCGTATTGGCGCTCGGGATCGGAGTCGCTGCCAGCTACCTGACCCCCGAAGCCAACACCTACGCCCGTGTTTCTCCGGCCTCCGGCTTCTGGATCATGCTTTTTGCCTTCGGGTTGCTTGCCGCCGATGCACTGACACGACTGCGTCCGACGCCCTTCGTGCGCATCGTGGTGCTTGTCGCCGTACTCGCCTTTATCGGGATCCTTTTGCTTTCCGGCAGCTGGGATGGTCTCTCCATCCTTAAGGAATATGCGAGCCGGGTGGATACGTTCTGGGCGGAAGCGCGCAAGCATGTGACCTTGGCGCTGGGCTCGCTTGTGGCCGCAACCATTGTCGGTATTCCACTCGGTATCCTCTGCCACCGCGTCACGCGGTTGCGTGACGGCTTGCTGGGTGTCCTGAACGCAATCCAGACGATCCCGTCGATCGCGCTCTTTGGCATTCTCATCGCGCCGCTCGGTTGGATCGCAGCCAACGTGCCGGGCGCCGCCACGATCGGAATTCGCGGCATCGGCGTGGCGCCGGCTTTCGTCGCCCTGTTTCTCTATTCGCTCTTGCCGGTTGTCGCCAATACCGTCGTCGGTCTGGCCGGTGTTCCGAGAGATGCGAATGACGCAGCCCGCGGCATCGGCATGACCGATTGGCAGCGGCTGGTCGGCATCGAATTTCCACTGGCCTTTCCGGTGATCCTCACCGGGATCCGCATCGTGCTCGTCCAAAACATCGGCCTTGCGACCATCGCTGCCCTTATCGGTGGCGGCGGCTTCGGTGTCTTCGTTTTTCAGGGCGTCGGCCAGACCGCGATGGATCTGGTGCTGCTCGGTGCCGTCCCGACCGTGGTGCTCGCCTTTGCGGCAGCGATCGTGCTCGATGCGGTGATCGAGATGGCCACACCCAACACCAGGCAGGCAGAGGCCGCATGA
- a CDS encoding ABC transporter permease, whose product MDYYWQLLAWGGEGWGDDFAWGLLMTLQVSVVAYAVAVLFGFLGAAGKLSKHRVPRYLAEIYTTVVRSLPELLVILLLYFSVASGAERLLKHFGLVAETFQFSSFWAAIIALAFVSGAFMTEVLRSAFLSVPPGQIEAAVSIGMPQRKVFTRIVFPQMMRHAVPGMGNLWLSITKESAIISVLGSFSELLYTGYRAAAGTKQYIFFYGLTAILFLAITLVSVLVIAQIERRLNRGHH is encoded by the coding sequence ATGGACTATTACTGGCAATTGCTTGCCTGGGGCGGCGAGGGCTGGGGCGATGATTTCGCCTGGGGCCTGCTGATGACCCTGCAGGTCTCCGTGGTCGCCTACGCGGTCGCGGTTCTTTTCGGCTTCCTCGGGGCCGCTGGCAAACTGTCGAAGCACCGCGTTCCGCGTTACCTCGCCGAGATCTATACAACCGTCGTCCGGTCGCTGCCCGAACTTCTGGTCATCCTGCTCCTCTATTTCTCCGTTGCGAGCGGTGCCGAACGGCTGCTCAAGCACTTCGGTCTCGTGGCCGAGACCTTCCAGTTCAGTTCCTTCTGGGCGGCCATCATCGCGCTCGCCTTCGTCTCCGGCGCCTTCATGACCGAGGTGCTGCGCTCCGCCTTCCTCTCCGTGCCGCCGGGCCAGATCGAGGCGGCGGTTTCGATCGGCATGCCGCAACGCAAGGTCTTCACCCGCATCGTTTTCCCGCAAATGATGCGCCACGCCGTGCCGGGCATGGGCAATCTCTGGCTGTCGATCACCAAGGAAAGCGCCATCATCAGCGTACTCGGCTCCTTCAGCGAGTTGCTCTACACGGGCTATCGCGCAGCCGCGGGCACCAAGCAATACATCTTCTTCTATGGGCTGACGGCCATTCTGTTCCTGGCAATCACGCTCGTGTCCGTCCTGGTGATCGCCCAGATCGAGCGCCGCCTCAACCGGGGGCACCACTGA
- the osmF gene encoding glycine betaine ABC transporter substrate-binding protein OsmF: protein MRLTRLLIGTAFAFTLTAATASADVVVSSKIDTEGGVLGNIILAVLNANNIKTVDRVQLGATPVVRKAITAGEIDIYPEYTGNAAFFFEKADDPVWKDAAKGYETAKKLDYDANKIVWLTPSPANNTWAIGLRKEVADENKLKTLSDFGKYVSDGGKVVLAASSEFVNSAAALPAFQTTYGFTLKQDQLITLSGGDTAATIAAAANQTNGANAAMVYGTDGGIAPSGLVVLEDDKSVQPVYQPAPIIREAVLKENPQIEELLKPVFEKLDLVTLQDLNGRVQVGGEPAKAVAEDFLKKNGFLK from the coding sequence ATGCGCCTGACCAGACTGCTTATCGGAACCGCCTTTGCCTTCACCTTGACCGCTGCCACGGCGAGCGCCGATGTGGTCGTTTCCTCGAAGATCGACACGGAAGGCGGCGTGCTCGGCAACATCATCCTTGCCGTGCTCAATGCCAACAACATCAAGACGGTAGACCGCGTCCAACTCGGTGCGACGCCGGTCGTGCGCAAGGCGATCACCGCCGGCGAGATCGACATCTATCCGGAATACACCGGCAACGCCGCCTTCTTCTTCGAAAAGGCGGACGATCCGGTCTGGAAGGACGCGGCCAAGGGTTACGAGACCGCCAAGAAGCTCGATTACGATGCCAACAAGATCGTCTGGCTGACGCCGTCGCCGGCCAATAACACCTGGGCAATCGGCTTGCGCAAGGAAGTGGCGGACGAGAACAAGCTGAAGACGCTCAGCGACTTCGGCAAATATGTTTCCGACGGCGGTAAGGTGGTACTGGCGGCATCGTCCGAGTTCGTGAATTCGGCCGCCGCTCTTCCGGCCTTCCAGACGACCTACGGTTTCACGCTCAAGCAAGACCAACTGATTACGCTTTCCGGTGGTGATACCGCAGCAACGATTGCCGCGGCGGCCAACCAGACGAATGGCGCCAATGCAGCGATGGTCTATGGAACCGATGGGGGCATTGCGCCTTCCGGTCTCGTCGTTCTCGAAGACGACAAGTCGGTGCAGCCGGTCTACCAGCCGGCTCCGATCATCCGCGAGGCGGTGCTCAAGGAAAACCCGCAGATCGAGGAACTGCTGAAGCCGGTGTTCGAGAAGCTCGATCTGGTAACGCTCCAGGATCTGAACGGACGTGTGCAGGTCGGAGGGGAGCCGGCAAAGGCAGTTGCCGAAGACTTCCTGAAGAAGAACGGCTTTCTGAAATAG
- a CDS encoding FAD-containing oxidoreductase, translating into MTKHFDAIIIGAGQAGPSLAGRLTAAGKTVAFVERKHFGGTCVNTGCMPTKAMVASAYAAHLARRGADFGVTTGPISIDFARVMARKDTVRYTSRKNVESWLRGMENTVVFDGHARFEGPHAIRVGDELLSADQIFLNVGGRAATPDFPGVEDVPYLTNVSIMDLDTLPRHLVVVGGSYIGLEFAQMFRRFGSEVTVIEKGPRIIGREDADVSDAILAILEKEGIKFRLNAECIRFAKRGDDVVAGVDCTAGAPEINGSHLLLATGRRPNTDDLDIERAGVKTDTRGYVEVDETLRTNVPHIFAMGDCNGRGAFTHTAYNDFEIIAANLLDGENRKVSDRISTYGLFIDPPLGRAGMTETEARKSGRKLLIGTRPMTRVGRAVEKGETEGFMKVIVDADSKEILGASILGTGGDEAVQGILDVMYAGKPYTTITHAVHIHPTVSELIPTVFGDLHPAT; encoded by the coding sequence ATGACAAAACATTTCGACGCAATCATCATCGGAGCCGGCCAGGCCGGCCCATCGCTCGCCGGCCGCCTGACGGCTGCAGGAAAGACTGTCGCATTTGTCGAGCGCAAGCACTTCGGCGGCACCTGCGTCAACACCGGCTGCATGCCGACGAAGGCGATGGTCGCAAGCGCCTACGCCGCACATCTGGCGCGGCGTGGCGCTGACTTTGGGGTGACGACCGGACCCATTTCCATCGATTTCGCTCGCGTAATGGCACGCAAGGATACGGTTCGATACACCTCCCGCAAAAACGTCGAGAGCTGGCTGAGGGGCATGGAAAACACCGTGGTCTTCGACGGCCATGCGCGCTTCGAGGGCCCGCACGCGATCCGCGTCGGCGACGAACTGCTTTCGGCCGACCAGATCTTCCTGAATGTCGGCGGGCGTGCGGCGACACCAGACTTCCCCGGGGTCGAAGACGTGCCCTATCTCACCAATGTCTCGATCATGGATCTCGATACCCTACCCCGGCACCTGGTCGTGGTCGGGGGCAGCTATATCGGCCTCGAATTCGCGCAGATGTTCCGCCGCTTCGGCTCCGAGGTGACGGTGATCGAAAAAGGCCCTCGCATCATCGGCCGCGAGGACGCCGACGTTTCCGACGCCATCCTCGCGATTCTGGAAAAGGAAGGCATTAAGTTCCGGCTCAATGCCGAGTGCATCCGCTTCGCCAAGCGTGGCGACGATGTCGTCGCCGGCGTCGACTGCACCGCAGGCGCACCCGAGATCAACGGCTCCCACCTGTTGCTTGCGACCGGCCGCCGGCCGAACACCGATGACCTCGATATCGAGCGTGCCGGCGTGAAGACCGACACCCGCGGCTATGTCGAGGTCGACGAGACACTCAGGACCAACGTGCCGCACATCTTCGCCATGGGCGATTGTAACGGCCGCGGCGCCTTCACCCATACCGCCTATAATGACTTCGAGATCATCGCGGCGAACCTGCTCGACGGTGAAAACAGAAAGGTGAGCGATCGTATTTCGACTTACGGTCTCTTCATCGACCCACCGCTCGGCCGCGCCGGCATGACCGAAACCGAAGCACGCAAGTCAGGGCGCAAGCTGCTGATTGGCACAAGGCCAATGACCCGCGTCGGCCGCGCCGTCGAAAAGGGCGAGACCGAAGGTTTCATGAAGGTGATCGTCGACGCCGACAGCAAGGAAATTCTCGGCGCCTCGATCCTCGGAACCGGCGGCGACGAGGCGGTGCAGGGCATCCTCGACGTGATGTATGCAGGCAAGCCCTACACGACGATCACCCACGCGGTGCACATCCATCCGACGGTGTCGGAGCTGATACCGACCGTCTTCGGCGATCTGCATCCGGCCACCTGA
- a CDS encoding ABC transporter ATP-binding protein, with amino-acid sequence MIEIENITKRYGETAVVDDVSFTIAPRTVTVVVGTSGSGKTTLLRMINRLVEPTSGAIRLDGEDNRSLPGYELRRRIGYAIQGHGLFPHRTVAQNIATVPTLLGWERSRIDAKVNELLQLFQLDPAAFGPRFPHELSGGQQQRVGVARALAAEPKVLLMDEPFGALDPIIRAKAQADLLAIQKHFETTVILVTHDMEEAFQLADRIAVMDKGKVVQYATPAEMLLKPATPFVESLIGLSERPYRLLAIEPVLSAVEPGAADGTAISSTLSQREALAELLWSGRSALPVADPAGAIIGKVSLQGLAKRAAGPV; translated from the coding sequence ATGATCGAGATCGAAAACATCACCAAGCGCTATGGCGAGACCGCCGTCGTCGACGACGTCAGCTTTACGATCGCACCACGCACCGTCACCGTCGTCGTCGGCACCTCCGGATCCGGCAAGACGACGCTTCTGCGCATGATCAACCGGCTGGTGGAGCCGACATCCGGCGCGATCCGTCTCGATGGCGAGGACAACCGCTCGCTGCCAGGCTACGAACTGCGGCGGCGCATCGGTTACGCGATCCAAGGGCACGGCCTGTTTCCGCATCGCACCGTCGCGCAGAACATCGCCACCGTGCCGACGCTGCTCGGCTGGGAACGCTCGCGCATCGACGCCAAGGTGAACGAGCTTCTCCAATTGTTCCAGCTAGATCCGGCTGCCTTCGGACCGCGTTTTCCGCACGAGCTTTCCGGTGGCCAGCAACAACGTGTCGGCGTCGCGCGGGCCTTGGCCGCCGAACCGAAAGTCCTGCTGATGGACGAACCCTTTGGCGCGCTGGATCCAATCATCCGCGCCAAGGCGCAGGCCGATCTTCTCGCCATCCAGAAGCATTTCGAGACGACGGTCATTCTCGTTACCCATGACATGGAGGAAGCTTTCCAACTCGCGGATCGCATTGCCGTCATGGACAAGGGCAAGGTGGTGCAATATGCGACGCCTGCCGAAATGCTGCTAAAGCCCGCGACGCCTTTCGTCGAAAGCCTGATCGGGCTCAGCGAGCGGCCTTATCGGCTACTCGCGATCGAGCCGGTGTTGAGCGCCGTCGAGCCGGGGGCGGCGGACGGCACGGCCATATCGAGCACGCTCAGCCAACGAGAAGCGCTTGCCGAACTCCTCTGGTCCGGACGGAGCGCGCTGCCGGTGGCTGATCCCGCCGGGGCGATCATCGGCAAGGTCAGCCTCCAGGGGCTGGCAAAGCGGGCGGCCGGGCCAGTCTGA
- a CDS encoding transporter substrate-binding domain-containing protein, which translates to MKTLKTALFAGIALSMAASSAFAEDTLRLGMTPEPYMPFTQVNAGGEWEGLEADLSRALCEKMAVKCDINQMAWDGLIPSLKENKVDFIIGAFSITDERRQVVDFSSPYYTEGTSFVGSKGDTSEIKTVDAADGSGKIIDPASVEGKIIGVQTSSVQAAYVAKYLTGAEAKSYDTADNSVADLIAGRVDYVLIPDLYIQTFLKSPEGADYEVKVEVPKNVTLGEGVAYAVRKGDAATLEKVNAGLAALEKDGTTQKLVDKWIFGKK; encoded by the coding sequence ATGAAGACGTTGAAGACCGCCCTGTTCGCAGGGATCGCCCTTTCCATGGCTGCAAGCAGCGCATTTGCCGAGGACACGCTGCGGCTCGGCATGACGCCGGAGCCCTACATGCCCTTCACCCAGGTGAATGCCGGCGGCGAATGGGAAGGCCTTGAAGCCGATCTCTCCCGCGCGCTTTGCGAGAAGATGGCCGTCAAGTGCGACATCAACCAGATGGCCTGGGACGGTCTGATCCCGTCGCTGAAGGAAAACAAGGTCGACTTCATCATCGGCGCCTTCTCGATCACCGATGAGCGCCGTCAGGTCGTCGATTTCTCGTCGCCTTACTACACCGAAGGCACGTCCTTCGTCGGCTCCAAGGGTGATACGAGCGAAATCAAGACGGTCGATGCGGCTGACGGTTCGGGCAAGATCATCGATCCGGCAAGCGTCGAGGGCAAGATCATCGGCGTGCAGACCTCAAGCGTACAGGCAGCCTATGTCGCCAAGTACCTGACCGGCGCAGAAGCCAAGAGCTACGACACTGCCGACAACTCGGTCGCCGATCTCATCGCCGGCCGCGTCGACTACGTGCTGATCCCCGACCTCTACATCCAGACGTTCCTGAAGTCGCCTGAGGGCGCCGACTACGAGGTCAAGGTCGAGGTTCCGAAGAACGTCACGCTCGGCGAGGGCGTTGCCTATGCCGTGCGCAAGGGTGACGCTGCGACCCTTGAGAAGGTCAATGCCGGCCTTGCTGCTCTCGAAAAGGACGGCACGACGCAGAAGCTCGTCGACAAGTGGATCTTTGGCAAGAAGTAA
- a CDS encoding ABC transporter permease, translating to METISNVIGFLPALIKATPLTLLLTAVAGVFGLVIGTLVALARLSGRRILSVPAYVFTFAFRGTPLLVQIYLIYYGLGQILPGTWVRHSFLWPYLRDGLWYAIFALSLNQASYNAEVIRGAIKAIPRGQIEAAKSIGMRSSMILRRITLPQAFRSCLPVLTGDLIILLKTTSLASTITILEVMGTARMLQRQSLLIFEPLIAAGIIYFTVVFILTRVMGVVEKRLTRYRTAKA from the coding sequence ATGGAAACGATCTCCAACGTCATCGGCTTCCTGCCGGCCCTGATCAAGGCAACCCCGCTCACGCTGCTTCTAACCGCCGTTGCCGGCGTCTTCGGCCTCGTCATCGGCACGCTCGTGGCGCTCGCCCGGCTTTCTGGCCGCCGCATCCTTTCTGTGCCCGCCTACGTCTTCACCTTCGCCTTCCGCGGTACGCCGCTCCTGGTGCAGATCTATCTGATCTACTACGGTCTTGGGCAAATTCTGCCCGGCACCTGGGTGCGCCACAGCTTCCTTTGGCCCTATCTGCGCGATGGCCTGTGGTATGCGATCTTTGCGCTGAGCCTCAACCAGGCGTCTTATAACGCAGAAGTTATCCGCGGCGCGATCAAGGCGATCCCGCGCGGCCAGATCGAGGCGGCAAAATCGATCGGCATGCGCTCGTCGATGATCCTTCGCCGCATCACCTTGCCGCAGGCCTTTCGCTCGTGCCTGCCGGTGCTGACGGGTGACCTGATCATCCTGTTGAAGACGACGTCGCTCGCCTCGACGATCACGATCCTTGAGGTCATGGGCACCGCGCGCATGCTGCAGCGCCAGTCGCTCCTGATCTTCGAACCGCTGATTGCCGCGGGCATCATCTATTTCACCGTCGTCTTCATCCTGACGCGCGTCATGGGCGTCGTTGAGAAGCGGCTTACCCGCTACCGCACGGCGAAGGCATAA